Proteins encoded in a region of the Mesoflavibacter profundi genome:
- a CDS encoding efflux RND transporter permease subunit, whose translation MLKTFIERPVLSTVISIIIVILGVLGLTNLPIEQYPDIAPPTITVSANYTGASAETIMESVVIPIEEQINGVEGMTYITSTASNSGTAQITVYFDQETDPDIAAVNVQNRVARANPLLPQVVTQSGVLTQKQQTSALMFMSFYSENEDYDATFLQNYLKINVIPSIQRVNGVGNVNVFSSQDYAMRIWLKPEKLAAYNLNPSDITSALNEQSLEASAGSLGENSGESFSYTITYSGRFKTEQQYSDIIIKALDNGQYLRLKDVADVELDSQSYASFGSTNGYPSVNMGIFQTAGSNAQEIIETIKSELSRLEKDFPDGIKVIIPFDTNQFLEASIDKVVSTFIEAFILVFLVVFIFLQDFRSTLIPAIAVPVAIVGTFFFLNLFGYSINLLTLFALVLAIGIVVDDAIVVVEAVHSKMDEGETNAKKATLSAMHEISGAIISITLVMAAVFIPVTFVQGPTGVFYEQFGVTLIVAILISALNALTLSPALCALFLKSHDDSHKNKNVVQRFYSAFNKGFNATTERYGRSLQFLYKNKLVTVVILLLAGVGIWWSATTTPTGFVPSEDRGVLFIDVQLAPGASMDRTKQITDLVYKNASQIPGIDGVTVVNGRSLINGSGSNYGFGFIKLKDWSERTADDQTIDAITGKLFGMAAGIQDARVLFFAPPSIPGFGLSSGFEVNLLDKSGGSVEQLNEATQNFIGNLMQHPEIQYGQTSFNTNYPQYQLDINVPVAKDLGVSVSSIFSTLQGYIGGIYAADFARFGKQYRVYVQSLPEDRTDENSLNQLYIRTGSGDMAPITQFVSLKRVYGPQSVTRFNLYNSAKVSGASNPGFSTGDALAIVNAEASKLPSNFEVAYSGLSREESSAGNQTTIIFGLSILFVFFLLAAQYESYLLPLAVILSLPVGIFGAFISTKLFGLENNIYFQIALVMLVGLLAKNAILIVEFALQRRKQGEDLVEAAIHGAKARLRPILMTSFAFILGLMPLVLANGVGAEGNRSIGTGAAGGMLIGTLLGVFVIPILFIFFQWLQEKFTGQPQTNNLED comes from the coding sequence ATGCTAAAAACATTTATAGAAAGACCTGTACTATCTACAGTTATTTCAATTATTATAGTCATTTTAGGAGTTCTAGGACTTACTAATTTGCCAATAGAACAGTATCCAGATATTGCGCCTCCAACAATTACAGTATCTGCAAATTATACAGGAGCAAGTGCAGAAACTATTATGGAATCTGTTGTTATTCCTATAGAAGAACAAATTAACGGTGTAGAAGGTATGACTTATATTACCTCTACAGCTTCTAACTCTGGAACAGCACAAATCACAGTTTATTTTGATCAAGAAACAGATCCAGATATTGCTGCTGTAAATGTACAAAACCGTGTTGCAAGAGCCAATCCTTTGTTACCACAAGTAGTGACGCAATCTGGAGTTTTAACTCAAAAGCAGCAAACTTCGGCATTAATGTTCATGTCGTTTTATTCAGAAAATGAAGACTACGATGCTACATTTCTTCAAAATTATTTAAAGATTAATGTTATCCCATCAATACAACGTGTAAATGGTGTAGGTAATGTTAATGTGTTTTCATCTCAAGATTACGCCATGCGTATTTGGCTAAAACCAGAAAAGTTAGCAGCGTATAATTTAAATCCTTCAGATATTACATCAGCTTTAAACGAGCAAAGTTTAGAAGCTTCTGCTGGATCTTTAGGGGAAAATAGTGGTGAGTCATTTTCATATACAATAACCTATAGTGGTAGATTTAAAACAGAACAACAGTACAGCGATATAATTATAAAAGCATTAGATAATGGTCAATATTTAAGGCTTAAAGATGTTGCAGATGTCGAACTAGATTCTCAATCCTACGCTTCTTTTGGGTCAACCAATGGATATCCTAGTGTTAATATGGGTATTTTTCAAACTGCTGGATCTAATGCTCAAGAAATAATTGAAACTATTAAATCTGAATTATCAAGGTTAGAAAAAGATTTTCCTGACGGAATTAAAGTGATAATTCCGTTTGATACTAATCAATTTTTAGAAGCTTCTATAGACAAGGTAGTAAGCACATTTATTGAAGCTTTTATCTTAGTATTTTTAGTTGTATTTATCTTTTTACAAGATTTTAGATCTACTTTAATTCCTGCTATAGCAGTACCTGTAGCAATTGTTGGTACCTTTTTCTTTTTAAATTTATTTGGCTATTCCATAAACCTGCTAACGCTGTTTGCATTAGTCTTAGCAATAGGTATTGTAGTTGACGATGCAATTGTTGTGGTAGAAGCTGTACACTCTAAAATGGATGAAGGCGAAACAAATGCTAAAAAGGCAACACTTAGTGCTATGCACGAAATATCTGGAGCCATTATTTCTATTACATTAGTTATGGCTGCAGTATTTATACCTGTAACTTTTGTTCAAGGTCCAACAGGTGTGTTTTACGAGCAATTTGGTGTGACATTAATTGTTGCTATATTAATTTCAGCCTTAAATGCATTAACGCTTAGTCCTGCATTATGTGCATTGTTTTTAAAATCTCATGACGATTCACATAAAAACAAAAATGTCGTACAACGTTTTTATTCTGCTTTTAATAAAGGATTTAATGCAACGACTGAACGTTATGGAAGAAGCTTACAGTTTTTATATAAAAACAAACTTGTTACTGTAGTCATACTACTTTTAGCAGGTGTTGGAATTTGGTGGTCTGCCACAACAACACCAACTGGATTTGTACCAAGTGAAGATAGAGGCGTTTTATTTATAGATGTACAATTAGCACCAGGAGCATCAATGGATAGAACAAAACAAATTACAGATTTAGTCTATAAAAATGCATCTCAAATTCCCGGAATAGATGGTGTAACAGTTGTAAATGGTAGAAGTTTAATTAATGGATCGGGTAGCAACTATGGATTTGGATTTATAAAATTAAAAGACTGGAGCGAACGTACTGCAGACGATCAAACTATAGATGCTATAACAGGTAAATTGTTTGGGATGGCAGCAGGAATACAAGATGCTAGAGTATTGTTTTTTGCGCCGCCAAGTATACCTGGATTTGGTTTGTCTTCTGGTTTTGAAGTTAATTTACTTGATAAATCTGGTGGTAGTGTAGAGCAATTAAATGAAGCAACTCAAAATTTTATTGGTAATTTAATGCAGCATCCAGAAATACAATATGGACAAACTTCTTTTAATACTAATTATCCACAATATCAATTAGATATTAATGTACCAGTAGCAAAAGATTTAGGCGTATCTGTAAGTAGTATTTTCTCTACTTTACAAGGGTATATTGGAGGAATTTACGCTGCAGATTTTGCAAGATTTGGTAAGCAATACCGTGTGTATGTACAATCACTTCCTGAAGATAGAACAGATGAAAACTCATTAAATCAATTATATATTAGAACAGGAAGTGGTGATATGGCACCAATAACACAGTTTGTTTCTTTAAAACGTGTTTATGGTCCGCAATCGGTAACTCGATTTAACTTATATAATTCGGCAAAAGTATCTGGAGCTTCAAATCCTGGTTTTAGTACAGGTGATGCATTAGCAATTGTAAATGCAGAAGCCTCAAAATTACCATCAAATTTTGAAGTTGCCTATTCTGGTTTATCTAGAGAAGAATCTAGCGCAGGTAATCAAACAACAATAATTTTTGGATTAAGTATACTCTTTGTCTTTTTCTTATTAGCAGCACAATACGAGAGTTACTTATTACCATTAGCAGTAATTTTATCTTTACCAGTAGGTATCTTTGGCGCATTTATTTCAACAAAATTATTTGGTTTAGAAAATAATATTTACTTCCAGATAGCCTTAGTTATGCTTGTAGGTTTACTCGCTAAAAACGCCATATTAATTGTAGAGTTTGCTTTACAAAGAAGAAAACAAGGCGAAGATCTAGTAGAAGCTGCAATACATGGTGCTAAAGCGCGTCTAAGACCAATTTTAATGACGTCTTTTGCTTTTATTTTAGGATTAATGCCACTTGTGTTAGCAAATGGTGTTGGAGCAGAAGGTAACAGATCTATTGGTACTGGTGCAGCAGGAGGAATGTTAATAGGAACACTTTTAGGTGTATTTGTAATTCCTATTCTATTCATCTTTTTTCAATGGTTACAAGAAAAATTTACTGGACAACCGCAAACTAACAATTTAGAAGATTAA
- a CDS encoding efflux transporter outer membrane subunit: MKSNITLKKISKPILLILIAFTIQSCFVAKDYSRPEFEETNNLYRTDQLPEDSLSLADISWKQLFTDQYLQQYIEEGLQNNIDIRIAIQQIIAAEAYVKQGKAGFLPTITGNASATRSYLSENGQQGAILSSLGTDHIDQFELSAALSWEADIWGKIRSNKRAFQASYLQSVAAHQAVKTQLIASIASTYYQLIALDEQLKVTRETIKTREKGVETIQALKEAGQENQVAVDQNIAQYNNAKALEVDLEVAIFQAENTLSLLLGKSPQHFDRNSLDNQTIDNELKLGLPATILRNRPDVMAAEFGLIQTFELTNVAKSNFYPSLTLSATSGLQSLDIDKLFNTSSLFANLVGGIAQPILNGRQIKTQHEVAKAQQEQALLTFKQTLLNAGNEVSNALYSYQAEVKKYEFVNNEVEALRKAEANSDELLKNGFANYLDLLTARQSVLTAELSVIDNKLQQLLSVVTLYEALGGGWK; the protein is encoded by the coding sequence ATGAAATCTAACATAACTCTAAAAAAAATAAGTAAACCAATATTACTTATTTTAATAGCCTTTACAATTCAAAGTTGTTTTGTAGCTAAAGACTATTCTAGACCAGAATTTGAAGAAACTAATAATCTATATCGTACCGATCAATTACCAGAAGATAGTTTGTCTTTAGCAGATATTTCTTGGAAACAACTTTTTACTGATCAGTATTTGCAACAATATATAGAAGAAGGTTTGCAAAATAATATAGATATTAGAATTGCAATACAACAAATAATTGCAGCAGAAGCTTATGTAAAACAAGGTAAAGCTGGGTTTTTACCTACCATTACTGGTAATGCATCTGCAACTAGAAGTTACTTGTCCGAAAACGGACAGCAAGGTGCAATTTTAAGCAGTTTAGGCACAGATCATATCGATCAATTTGAATTATCTGCAGCCTTATCTTGGGAAGCAGATATTTGGGGGAAAATTAGAAGTAATAAAAGAGCCTTCCAAGCATCTTACCTACAAAGTGTTGCAGCACATCAAGCTGTAAAAACACAATTAATAGCAAGTATTGCCTCTACATATTATCAATTAATTGCATTAGATGAACAATTAAAAGTCACTAGAGAAACTATTAAAACAAGAGAAAAAGGTGTAGAAACTATCCAAGCATTGAAGGAAGCTGGGCAAGAAAATCAAGTTGCAGTAGATCAAAACATTGCGCAGTATAACAATGCAAAAGCTTTAGAGGTAGATTTAGAAGTAGCTATTTTTCAAGCAGAAAATACATTAAGTTTACTTTTAGGTAAATCGCCACAGCATTTTGATAGAAATAGTCTAGACAATCAAACCATTGATAATGAATTAAAATTAGGTCTTCCAGCAACTATCTTAAGAAACAGACCAGATGTAATGGCTGCCGAGTTTGGATTAATTCAAACTTTTGAGCTTACAAATGTTGCTAAAAGTAACTTTTACCCATCATTAACATTATCTGCAACAAGCGGTTTACAAAGTTTAGATATCGATAAATTATTTAATACTAGCTCTTTATTTGCCAATCTAGTTGGTGGTATCGCACAACCAATTTTAAATGGTAGGCAAATTAAAACTCAGCATGAAGTAGCAAAAGCACAACAAGAACAAGCTTTGTTAACGTTTAAGCAAACTTTACTAAATGCAGGTAACGAAGTTTCTAATGCGCTTTATAGTTATCAAGCTGAGGTTAAAAAATATGAATTTGTTAATAATGAAGTTGAAGCTTTACGCAAAGCAGAAGCAAACTCGGACGAGCTACTTAAAAATGGTTTTGCAAACTATTTAGACTTATTAACAGCTAGACAAAGTGTATTAACTGCAGAGTTAAGTGTTATTGATAATAAATTACAACAATTACTAAGTGTTGTCACATTATATGAAGCTTTAGGTGGCGGATGGAAATAA
- a CDS encoding DUF3861 domain-containing protein — MKKTNTYKITLEEVELKDESNPSGTLQFEFENHDNILQILDRIQQKNIFDDATNKEFVVGLKLFSEVVIKNRKHPLFNIFLPHFGDFMKQLKSY, encoded by the coding sequence ATGAAAAAGACTAATACATACAAAATTACATTAGAAGAAGTTGAATTAAAAGATGAGTCAAATCCAAGTGGTACTTTACAATTTGAGTTTGAAAATCATGATAATATTTTACAAATTTTAGACCGTATTCAGCAAAAAAATATTTTTGATGATGCTACAAATAAAGAGTTTGTTGTAGGCTTAAAACTTTTTAGTGAAGTAGTTATTAAAAATAGAAAACATCCTTTGTTTAATATTTTTTTACCACACTTTGGAGATTTTATGAAACAGCTAAAATCATATTAA
- a CDS encoding TetR/AcrR family transcriptional regulator — MISKQELLEQSVEKFVKFGSRSFTMDELASELGISKKTIYHHFNSKDQLIFESVKLLVANYSNYASDIQKHEQDPIVCVVLLYKTALIHLKNFKPSFIFGLQKYYPDAYMLFNKFRHEFVSKTVYDLLNTAKQKGMIKDNVNLKLFCDLYFKRFEEIALKNTNLIDKYSQKEILNHFVVYSLRGISSNDYTNKYY, encoded by the coding sequence ATGATAAGCAAGCAAGAATTGTTGGAGCAATCGGTTGAAAAATTTGTAAAGTTTGGTAGTAGAAGCTTTACAATGGATGAGCTTGCATCTGAGTTAGGAATTTCTAAAAAAACCATTTATCATCATTTTAATAGTAAAGACCAATTAATTTTTGAGAGTGTAAAATTGCTTGTCGCTAATTACTCTAACTATGCTTCAGATATACAAAAGCACGAACAAGATCCAATTGTTTGTGTTGTTTTATTGTATAAAACAGCATTAATTCATCTTAAAAATTTTAAACCATCGTTTATTTTTGGACTTCAAAAATATTATCCAGATGCGTATATGTTATTTAATAAATTTAGACATGAGTTTGTATCTAAAACAGTGTATGATTTATTAAATACAGCAAAACAAAAAGGTATGATAAAAGATAACGTAAACCTAAAGTTATTTTGTGATTTGTATTTTAAACGCTTTGAAGAGATTGCTTTAAAAAACACAAATTTGATTGATAAGTATTCTCAAAAAGAAATTTTAAATCATTTTGTTGTGTACAGTTTAAGAGGTATATCTTCCAACGATTATACTAATAAATACTATTAA
- a CDS encoding HmuY family protein, whose amino-acid sequence MKNKFLTLILCLGALALTNCSSDDDNNLPSEPIEVVIEGAEVAPTVGGPNQQNQVYVDLSTNTMTSVQRDSWDLGFYSGSDFKVVINGSIYMAAGQLTATDIDAVSSSDQEVQDLQPQVAVGTFDANNTVFVDAPNGDLSGTAFAEISATDANNHVYLVNLGNEVGTATASTGSVEISGDARGWKKVRVLQDGSNYILQYADLDDTTHQEVTISKDASYNFSFFSFNSNSTVNIEPEKTEWDLNFTVFTNEIPGYGSYGYSDYVVNNTLEDATVYMIDTEVETELSYDNFTLADVDATLFSNADRRSIGSSWRNGGGPGTLPSLKDNVFYIVNDTDGNLYKLKFLALTNDNGERGYPKFVYNLLQ is encoded by the coding sequence ATGAAAAACAAATTTTTAACCTTAATACTTTGTTTAGGTGCTTTAGCCCTAACAAATTGTAGTAGTGATGATGACAACAACTTACCGTCAGAACCTATTGAAGTTGTAATTGAAGGTGCAGAAGTAGCGCCAACTGTTGGTGGACCAAATCAACAAAATCAAGTGTACGTAGACTTAAGTACAAACACAATGACTAGTGTACAACGTGATTCTTGGGACTTAGGTTTTTACTCAGGATCAGACTTTAAAGTAGTAATAAATGGATCTATTTACATGGCTGCAGGACAGTTAACTGCTACAGATATAGATGCTGTTAGCTCTAGTGATCAAGAAGTGCAAGATTTACAGCCTCAAGTTGCTGTTGGTACTTTTGATGCTAATAATACTGTTTTTGTAGATGCACCTAATGGTGATTTATCTGGTACAGCTTTCGCTGAAATTTCTGCAACAGATGCTAATAACCATGTGTATTTAGTAAACTTAGGAAATGAAGTTGGTACAGCTACAGCAAGTACAGGAAGTGTTGAAATTTCTGGAGATGCAAGAGGATGGAAAAAAGTAAGAGTATTACAAGATGGATCTAATTACATATTACAATATGCAGATTTAGATGATACAACACATCAAGAAGTAACAATATCTAAAGATGCAAGTTATAACTTTAGCTTCTTTAGTTTTAACTCTAACTCGACTGTAAACATAGAACCAGAAAAAACAGAATGGGATTTAAACTTTACGGTTTTTACTAACGAAATACCAGGATATGGATCTTATGGTTACTCAGACTATGTAGTAAATAACACCTTAGAAGACGCTACAGTTTATATGATAGATACAGAAGTAGAAACAGAATTATCTTATGACAATTTTACTTTAGCAGATGTAGATGCTACTTTATTTTCTAATGCAGATAGAAGAAGTATTGGAAGCAGTTGGAGAAATGGTGGTGGACCAGGTACATTACCTTCTTTAAAAGACAATGTTTTTTATATCGTTAATGATACAGACGGAAATTTATATAAATTAAAATTCTTAGCATTAACAAACGACAATGGAGAACGTGGTTATCCTAAATTTGTTTACAATTTATTACAATAG
- a CDS encoding TonB-dependent receptor plug domain-containing protein has protein sequence MILNKKLLTLYFSFFSASLLFAQEKVSDTTKIEQLEEVIVTGQYNPQSIKKSVHNVIVIDREKIEKQAANNLADVLNFNLNLNIIPSSQTGQSKVEFFGLDAQYFIVMLDNVQIVNDNGFGNNIDLTQINLDDIERIEIVEGAMGVENGANSVSGVINIITKKTLENDWQIQAFVQEETVRDEYEWFDKGRHIQALSIGHNFNDKWTAKINLNRNDFAGFYNGRKGQNHYTDDGLRGYDWLPKTQLNGKAILNYNTDNFKAFYKFEYFNEDLRYYDATVRPNINVQAQTSNPSSTDRIFTTNRYINNLIVDGKLKSGAVYNATFSYQKQERDLNEFNYYIITKEKSNETDQTYQSSNVFFSKGTINNLTKSDKFNYQLGYETRFIKGFDTQASGDVTQQDKEMKQNNNAVFVSSEINVIDKLLIRPGVRYEYNSMFKSQLLGSLHARYLFNKGYELRGSIGSSYRTPNFEELYYYFVDSNHDVRGNQNLKPERGFSSFLNLKKRSWFNDISMSNNLKFSYIDLKDRIELAVVNTLPLQYQYINIDGYKLIGCSLENSIKKDNWAFNLGATYQGISRIMNNEANAKNDFLYALQLNTSATYFINKWNTAFTLLLKHNGKQQNYIGDGSDNEGNTLFKKYTTNAFTWMDASIKKTFLDKKIDVTLGARNLLDVTTVAIDGASTSGIHSSNNSGLLLGYGRSYYLKLLYNLNF, from the coding sequence ATGATTCTAAATAAAAAACTTTTAACGCTTTATTTTTCATTTTTTTCAGCTTCGCTTCTTTTTGCTCAAGAAAAAGTAAGTGATACGACAAAAATTGAACAGTTAGAAGAAGTTATAGTGACTGGTCAATATAATCCGCAGTCTATAAAAAAATCGGTTCACAACGTAATTGTTATAGATAGAGAAAAAATAGAGAAGCAAGCAGCAAATAACCTTGCTGATGTTTTAAATTTTAATTTAAACTTAAATATTATACCAAGCTCGCAAACAGGACAATCTAAAGTAGAATTTTTTGGTTTAGATGCGCAGTACTTTATAGTAATGCTTGATAATGTTCAAATAGTTAACGATAACGGTTTTGGTAATAATATTGATTTAACCCAAATAAACCTTGACGATATAGAACGTATTGAAATTGTTGAAGGAGCAATGGGTGTAGAAAATGGCGCAAACTCAGTATCTGGAGTTATTAATATTATCACCAAGAAAACATTAGAAAACGATTGGCAAATACAAGCTTTTGTTCAAGAAGAAACTGTAAGGGATGAGTACGAATGGTTTGATAAAGGTAGACATATACAAGCGTTAAGTATAGGACATAATTTTAATGATAAATGGACAGCAAAAATTAACCTTAACAGAAATGATTTTGCTGGGTTTTATAATGGAAGAAAAGGACAAAATCACTATACAGACGATGGATTAAGAGGTTACGATTGGCTACCTAAAACACAATTAAATGGTAAAGCAATTTTAAATTACAACACAGATAATTTTAAAGCCTTCTATAAGTTTGAATATTTTAATGAAGATTTAAGATATTATGATGCAACCGTTAGACCAAACATAAATGTACAAGCTCAAACCAGTAACCCATCTTCTACAGATAGAATATTTACTACAAATAGATACATTAATAACTTAATAGTTGATGGAAAATTAAAATCTGGTGCTGTTTACAATGCCACATTTTCTTACCAAAAACAAGAAAGAGATTTAAACGAATTTAACTACTACATTATTACCAAAGAAAAATCTAACGAAACAGATCAAACCTACCAATCCAGTAATGTATTTTTCTCTAAAGGAACTATTAACAACCTAACTAAAAGCGATAAATTTAATTATCAATTAGGTTACGAAACCAGATTTATTAAAGGTTTTGACACACAAGCTTCCGGTGATGTTACACAACAAGATAAAGAAATGAAGCAAAACAATAACGCTGTTTTTGTGTCTTCAGAAATTAATGTAATTGACAAATTACTAATAAGACCAGGTGTAAGATACGAATACAACTCGATGTTTAAATCGCAACTACTAGGATCTTTACACGCTAGATATTTATTTAATAAAGGTTATGAGTTAAGAGGTAGTATAGGTTCTTCATATCGTACTCCTAATTTTGAAGAACTGTATTATTATTTTGTAGACTCTAATCATGATGTTAGAGGTAATCAAAATTTAAAACCAGAACGCGGCTTTTCTTCATTTTTAAATCTAAAAAAACGCAGTTGGTTTAATGACATTTCAATGTCTAACAACCTAAAATTTAGCTATATAGATCTAAAAGACAGAATCGAATTAGCAGTAGTAAACACACTACCATTACAATACCAATACATAAATATAGATGGCTATAAATTAATAGGTTGTTCCTTAGAAAATAGCATAAAAAAGGACAATTGGGCTTTTAATTTAGGAGCAACTTATCAAGGTATTTCTAGAATAATGAATAACGAAGCCAATGCCAAAAATGACTTTTTATATGCCTTACAACTTAACACAAGCGCAACCTACTTTATAAATAAATGGAATACAGCTTTTACCCTTTTATTAAAACATAATGGTAAACAGCAAAATTACATTGGCGATGGTAGTGATAATGAAGGAAACACGTTATTTAAAAAATATACAACCAATGCATTTACATGGATGGATGCATCCATTAAAAAAACATTCTTGGATAAAAAAATAGATGTCACATTAGGTGCCAGAAACCTTTTAGATGTCACAACAGTAGCTATTGATGGCGCAAGCACATCTGGTATACACAGTTCTAATAATTCTGGATTATTGTTAGGCTACGGAAGATCTTATTACCTAAAACTATTATATAATTTAAATTTTTAA
- a CDS encoding DUF6607 family protein translates to MKHYLVITLFFLVAFNATAQSKKEQDQAAIKKMCGCYEVTFNFAETFNYSSDSLYKPSETKVDKGLEWAQLVEDADNKISIQHLLQVGNPASPHIVKHWRQDWLFQNKDFYMFDGDNKWNFVTKTEDEVEGQWTQKVYQVDDSPRYEGSATWVHVDGKSYWENTTTAPLPRREYTKRSDYNVTLRGNRHEITEYGWLHDQDNAKVIRAEGKDDVTLAKEKGYNTYVKVDDSRCQAAQDWWKAHQDKWSTVRAKWDEVYGRHKNLQLEEKVDNKLLYKYLFDDENYNTAKQINPVIDSFIKE, encoded by the coding sequence ATGAAACACTATCTAGTAATTACTTTATTTTTCTTAGTAGCATTTAACGCTACTGCACAATCTAAAAAAGAGCAAGATCAAGCAGCTATAAAAAAAATGTGCGGATGTTACGAAGTAACCTTTAACTTTGCCGAGACCTTTAATTATAGCTCGGATTCGTTATATAAACCATCAGAAACTAAAGTAGACAAAGGTTTGGAATGGGCACAATTAGTAGAAGATGCTGATAATAAGATATCTATACAGCATTTACTGCAAGTTGGTAATCCAGCTAGTCCACATATTGTAAAACATTGGCGTCAAGATTGGTTATTCCAAAACAAAGATTTTTATATGTTTGATGGTGATAATAAATGGAATTTTGTGACAAAAACAGAAGATGAAGTTGAAGGTCAATGGACACAAAAGGTATATCAAGTAGATGATAGTCCACGTTACGAAGGTAGTGCAACTTGGGTACATGTAGACGGTAAAAGCTATTGGGAAAACACAACAACAGCGCCATTACCAAGACGCGAATACACTAAACGTAGTGATTATAATGTAACCTTAAGAGGTAACAGACACGAAATAACAGAATACGGTTGGTTGCATGATCAAGATAACGCTAAAGTTATTAGAGCCGAAGGTAAAGACGATGTAACATTAGCTAAAGAAAAAGGGTATAACACCTATGTAAAAGTAGACGATAGTCGTTGTCAAGCAGCACAAGATTGGTGGAAAGCGCACCAAGATAAATGGTCTACAGTACGAGCAAAATGGGATGAAGTTTATGGAAGACATAAAAACTTACAATTAGAAGAAAAAGTAGATAATAAATTACTATATAAATATTTATTTGACGACGAAAATTATAATACAGCAAAACAAATAAATCCAGTAATAGATAGTTTTATAAAAGAATAA